One window of Streptomyces sp. NBC_00273 genomic DNA carries:
- a CDS encoding TerD family protein yields MGFFDGIMGSRAVQFQSGSASSNAIELTKRHSTVSLTKQGAVHGNLRVNLSWRMRTSDIGGRSGQSGQLFRHPFKLFKPDMVQAHTQGMVNVDLDMGCLYELTDGTRGAVQPLGNLLGDLNDPPYVKLSGDDRFGSASGETLYVNLDHADEIKRLLVFVYIYDQTPAFDRTHAMVTLYPVTGPRIEIPLDERHPQARSCAVVSLEKVKGELVVRREVKFVYGFQAELDRLYGWGLQWGRGYKSAKN; encoded by the coding sequence ATGGGCTTCTTCGACGGCATCATGGGCAGCCGGGCCGTGCAGTTCCAGTCGGGCAGTGCCTCGTCGAACGCGATCGAGCTGACCAAACGACATTCGACGGTGTCGCTCACCAAACAGGGGGCCGTCCACGGCAATCTGCGCGTGAACCTGTCCTGGCGCATGCGGACCTCGGACATCGGCGGCCGCTCCGGCCAGAGCGGCCAGCTGTTCCGGCATCCGTTCAAGCTGTTCAAGCCGGACATGGTGCAGGCGCACACCCAGGGCATGGTCAATGTCGACCTCGACATGGGCTGCCTGTACGAGTTGACGGACGGCACCCGCGGGGCCGTGCAGCCGCTGGGGAACCTGCTGGGCGACCTCAACGATCCGCCGTACGTCAAGCTCAGCGGGGACGACCGGTTCGGCTCGGCGTCGGGGGAGACCCTCTACGTCAACCTCGACCACGCCGACGAGATCAAGCGCCTGCTGGTCTTCGTCTACATCTACGACCAGACGCCGGCCTTTGACCGGACGCACGCCATGGTGACCCTCTACCCCGTCACGGGGCCGCGGATCGAGATCCCGCTGGACGAGCGGCACCCGCAGGCCCGGTCCTGCGCGGTCGTCTCCCTGGAGAAGGTCAAGGGCGAGCTCGTGGTGCGGCGCGAGGTGAAGTTCGTCTACGGGTTCCAGGCCGAGCTGGACCGGCTGTACGGCTGGGGGCTCCAGTGGGGGCGGGGCTACAAGAGCGCCAAGAACTGA
- a CDS encoding DUF475 domain-containing protein has product MVLKTFGWSFAITALGLVAAVFYGGWQAFGIVAILSVLEISLSFDNAVVNAGILKKMNAFWQKIFLTVGVLIAVFGMRLVFPVVIVAISAKIGPIEAVDLALSDKEMYEQLVTDAHPSIAAFGGMFLLMIFLDFIFEDRDIKWLAWLERPLAKLGKIDMLSACIALIVLVIASMTVGANAHQHGGVHVDKAQTVLISGVLGLITYMIVGGLSGYFENKLEEEEEAEHEAEEEAKRSGKPVSAVAMAGKAAFFMFLYLEVLDASFSFDGVIGAFAITNDIVLMALGLGIGAMYVRSLTVYLVRQGTLDDYVYLEHGAHYAIGALAVILLVTIQYEINEIITGLVGVLLIGWSFWSSVRRNKRLELEGSTAEA; this is encoded by the coding sequence GTGGTTCTGAAAACCTTCGGCTGGTCGTTCGCAATCACTGCGCTCGGTCTAGTCGCAGCGGTGTTCTACGGGGGGTGGCAGGCCTTCGGTATCGTCGCGATCCTGTCGGTCCTCGAGATCTCGCTGTCCTTCGACAACGCGGTGGTCAACGCCGGAATCCTGAAGAAGATGAATGCCTTCTGGCAGAAGATCTTCCTCACCGTCGGCGTCCTCATCGCGGTCTTCGGCATGCGCCTGGTCTTCCCCGTTGTGATCGTCGCGATCAGCGCCAAGATCGGCCCCATCGAGGCCGTCGACCTCGCCCTCTCCGACAAGGAGATGTACGAGCAGCTGGTGACGGACGCCCACCCGTCCATCGCCGCCTTCGGCGGCATGTTCCTGCTGATGATCTTCCTCGACTTCATCTTCGAGGACCGTGACATCAAGTGGCTCGCGTGGCTGGAGCGCCCGCTCGCCAAGCTCGGCAAGATCGACATGCTGTCCGCCTGCATCGCGCTGATCGTCCTGGTCATCGCCTCGATGACGGTCGGGGCCAATGCCCACCAGCACGGTGGCGTCCACGTGGACAAGGCGCAGACCGTCCTGATCTCCGGCGTCCTCGGCCTGATCACCTACATGATCGTCGGCGGTCTCTCCGGTTACTTCGAGAACAAGCTGGAGGAAGAGGAGGAAGCCGAGCACGAGGCCGAGGAAGAGGCCAAGCGGAGCGGCAAGCCCGTCTCGGCCGTCGCCATGGCCGGCAAGGCCGCCTTCTTCATGTTCCTCTACCTCGAAGTGCTCGACGCCTCCTTCTCCTTCGACGGGGTCATCGGCGCCTTCGCCATCACCAACGACATCGTGCTGATGGCCCTCGGCCTCGGCATCGGTGCCATGTACGTGCGTTCGCTGACGGTCTACCTGGTCCGCCAGGGCACCCTCGACGACTACGTCTACCTGGAGCACGGCGCGCACTACGCCATCGGCGCGCTCGCCGTGATCCTGCTCGTCACCATCCAGTACGAGATCAACGAGATCATCACCGGTCTCGTCGGCGTGCTGCTCATCGGATGGTCCTTCTGGTCCTCGGTGCGCCGCAACAAGCGCCTGGAACTGGAGGGTTCCACCGCCGAGGCATGA
- a CDS encoding peroxiredoxin, with protein MAIEVGDKAPDFELKDNHGRAVRLSDFRGEKAVVLLFYPFAFTGVCTGELCELRDQLPRFQNDDVQLLAVSNDSVPTLRVFGEQEGLEYPLLSDFWPHGQTSRAYGVFDEDKGCAVRGTFIIDTDGIVRWTVVNGLPDARDLNEYIKALDSL; from the coding sequence ATGGCGATCGAGGTCGGCGACAAGGCCCCGGACTTCGAGCTCAAGGACAACCACGGCCGGGCCGTTCGGCTCTCCGACTTCCGGGGCGAGAAGGCAGTGGTGCTGCTCTTCTACCCGTTCGCCTTCACCGGCGTCTGCACCGGCGAGCTGTGCGAGCTGCGCGACCAGCTCCCGCGCTTCCAGAACGACGACGTGCAGCTCCTCGCCGTCTCCAACGACTCCGTGCCCACCCTGCGGGTCTTCGGCGAGCAGGAGGGCCTGGAGTACCCGCTGCTGTCGGACTTCTGGCCGCACGGGCAGACCTCGCGCGCCTACGGCGTCTTCGACGAGGACAAGGGATGCGCGGTCCGCGGCACCTTCATCATCGACACGGACGGCATCGTGCGCTGGACTGTCGTCAACGGACTGCCCGACGCGCGTGACCTGAACGAGTACATCAAGGCGCTCGACAGTCTCTGA
- a CDS encoding TerD family protein — MTHAMQKGSNIPVTPVAVRAVLRWTAGPEVPDVDASALLVGPDGRVRSDEDFVFYNQPRHPSGAVWRLGKKQIGDAITDAVQADLRTVTPTVDRILVVASAEDVPFRRVSDLRILLYDATATGGSEPLAYFDVRPETGAETALICGELYRRGEGWKFRALGEGYSDGLVGLATDHGISVDENAAASEAAPAAGPASGPASEQTAMMAPPTQAPPPVQPAYGYPQPVSPAPVPGPGGDPSFRLPVQGPQFIRR; from the coding sequence ATGACGCACGCGATGCAGAAGGGCTCGAACATCCCGGTGACCCCCGTGGCGGTCCGGGCGGTGCTGCGCTGGACCGCCGGCCCCGAGGTGCCGGACGTGGACGCCTCGGCACTGCTCGTCGGCCCGGACGGCCGGGTGCGTTCGGACGAGGACTTCGTCTTCTACAACCAGCCCCGGCACCCCTCGGGCGCCGTCTGGCGACTCGGCAAGAAGCAGATCGGTGACGCGATCACCGATGCCGTGCAGGCGGACCTGCGCACGGTGACGCCCACGGTGGACCGGATCCTGGTGGTCGCCTCCGCCGAGGACGTCCCGTTCCGCCGGGTCAGCGACCTGCGGATCCTCCTCTACGACGCCACCGCGACCGGCGGCTCCGAACCGCTGGCCTACTTCGACGTACGGCCCGAGACCGGCGCCGAGACGGCGCTGATCTGCGGGGAGCTGTACCGGCGGGGCGAGGGGTGGAAGTTCCGGGCGCTCGGCGAGGGCTACTCGGACGGACTGGTGGGGCTCGCGACCGACCACGGGATCTCGGTCGACGAGAACGCGGCCGCGTCCGAAGCGGCTCCCGCGGCCGGCCCTGCCTCCGGGCCCGCCTCCGAGCAGACGGCGATGATGGCCCCGCCCACGCAGGCCCCGCCGCCCGTCCAGCCCGCCTACGGGTACCCGCAGCCGGTCTCCCCGGCCCCGGTGCCGGGTCCGGGCGGCGATCCGTCGTTCCGGCTGCCGGTGCAGGGCCCGCAGTTCATCCGCCGCTGA
- a CDS encoding HpcH/HpaI aldolase/citrate lyase family protein, giving the protein MRHFGHISPTVRKDLFHQEPAEFTGASPARVLAAALGATLYSPATRPTLAADIRKQAGRGVVSMVLCLEDSISDGDVAGAEENLIRHFCELDVDGAELPLLFIRVRTPEQIPDLVRRLGGSVRRLAGFVLPKFDENRGVAFLEAVADAEAVSGLPRLYAMPVLETPGLLHLETRVEALAGISRTVNSHRERVLALRLGVTDFCSAYGLRRTPDMTAYDVQIVAGVIADVVNVLSRADGTGFTVTGPVWEYFRSQQRLFKPQLRRSPFLEEGVEELRTALIEHDLDGLLREIELDRANGLLGKTCIHPAHVTPVHALSVVSHEEFCDAQDILRPERGGGGVMRSAYTNKMNEVKPHRAWAERTMLRAEVFGVAKEEVGFVDLLTAGLQV; this is encoded by the coding sequence ATGCGTCACTTTGGGCACATATCGCCCACCGTCCGTAAGGACCTCTTCCACCAGGAACCGGCGGAATTCACCGGAGCCTCGCCCGCCCGCGTCCTCGCGGCGGCGCTGGGAGCCACGCTCTACAGCCCGGCCACCCGGCCCACGCTCGCGGCCGACATCCGCAAGCAGGCCGGCCGCGGGGTCGTCTCGATGGTCCTCTGCCTGGAGGATTCCATCAGCGACGGCGATGTCGCCGGAGCCGAGGAGAACCTCATCCGGCACTTCTGCGAGCTCGACGTCGACGGCGCGGAGCTCCCGCTGCTCTTCATCCGCGTCCGCACGCCCGAGCAGATACCCGACCTGGTGCGCCGGCTGGGCGGCTCCGTGCGGCGACTGGCCGGATTCGTACTCCCGAAGTTCGACGAGAACCGCGGGGTCGCCTTCCTCGAGGCCGTCGCCGACGCGGAGGCGGTCAGCGGACTGCCCCGCCTGTACGCCATGCCGGTCCTGGAGACCCCGGGCCTCCTCCACCTCGAAACCCGCGTCGAGGCCCTCGCCGGCATCTCCCGCACGGTCAACAGCCACCGCGAGCGCGTCCTGGCGCTGCGGCTGGGCGTGACCGACTTCTGCTCGGCCTACGGCCTGCGGCGCACGCCCGACATGACCGCCTACGACGTCCAGATCGTGGCGGGCGTCATCGCGGACGTCGTCAACGTCCTCAGTCGGGCCGACGGCACCGGCTTCACGGTGACCGGGCCCGTCTGGGAGTACTTCCGCAGCCAGCAGCGCCTCTTCAAGCCCCAGCTGCGCCGCAGCCCCTTCCTGGAGGAGGGCGTGGAGGAACTGCGCACCGCCCTGATCGAGCACGACCTGGACGGACTGCTGCGCGAGATCGAGCTGGACCGGGCCAACGGGCTGCTCGGCAAGACCTGCATCCACCCCGCCCACGTCACGCCCGTGCACGCGCTGTCAGTGGTCTCGCACGAGGAGTTCTGCGATGCGCAGGACATCCTGCGGCCCGAGCGTGGCGGCGGCGGCGTGATGCGTTCCGCCTACACGAACAAGATGAACGAGGTGAAGCCCCACCGGGCCTGGGCCGAGCGCACCATGCTGCGTGCCGAGGTCTTCGGGGTGGCGAAGGAGGAGGTCGGCTTCGTCGACCTGCTCACGGCCGGGCTCCAGGTGTGA
- a CDS encoding TerD family protein: MGVSLSKGGNVSLTKAAPNLTAVIVGLGWDARTTTGVDFDLDASAILTSDQGKVTSDANFVFFNNLKSPDGSVEHTGDNTTGEGEGDDEAIKVNLAGVPADVAKIVFPVSIYEAESRQQSFGQVRNAYIRVVNQADNTELARYDLSEDASTETAMVFGELYRNGAEWKFRAIGQGYASGLRGIAQDFGVNV; encoded by the coding sequence GTGGGAGTCAGCCTCAGCAAGGGCGGCAACGTCTCGCTGACCAAGGCCGCGCCTAACCTGACGGCGGTCATCGTCGGTCTGGGCTGGGATGCTCGCACCACCACCGGTGTCGACTTCGACCTCGACGCCAGCGCGATCCTGACCAGCGACCAGGGCAAGGTCACCAGCGACGCGAACTTCGTCTTCTTCAACAACCTCAAGAGCCCCGACGGCTCGGTGGAGCACACCGGTGACAACACCACCGGTGAGGGCGAGGGCGACGACGAGGCGATCAAGGTCAACCTGGCCGGCGTCCCGGCCGACGTCGCCAAGATCGTCTTCCCGGTCTCGATCTACGAGGCCGAGAGCCGTCAGCAGAGCTTCGGCCAGGTCCGCAACGCGTACATCCGCGTGGTGAACCAGGCCGACAACACCGAGCTCGCGCGTTACGACCTCTCCGAGGACGCCTCGACCGAGACCGCCATGGTCTTCGGCGAGCTGTACCGCAACGGTGCGGAGTGGAAGTTCCGCGCCATCGGCCAGGGCTACGCATCGGGCCTGCGCGGCATCGCGCAGGACTTCGGCGTCAACGTCTGA
- a CDS encoding TerD family protein, whose product MGVTLAKGGNVSLSKAAPNLTRVLIGLGWDARSTTGADFDLDASALLCNSGRVLGDEYFVFYNNLKSPDGSVEHTGDNLTGEGEGDDESIIIDLTKVPAAVDKIVFPVSIHDADSRRQSFGQVSNAFIRVVNQADGQELARYDLSEDASSETAMIFGEVYRYGGEWKFRAVGQGYASGLRGIALDFGVNVS is encoded by the coding sequence ATGGGCGTCACACTCGCCAAGGGGGGCAATGTCTCACTCTCCAAGGCCGCACCGAACCTCACCAGGGTTCTGATCGGTCTCGGATGGGACGCGCGCTCGACCACGGGAGCCGACTTCGACCTCGACGCCAGCGCGCTGCTGTGCAACAGCGGCCGGGTGCTGGGGGACGAGTACTTCGTCTTCTACAACAACCTGAAGAGCCCCGACGGCTCCGTCGAACACACCGGGGACAACCTCACCGGCGAGGGTGAAGGCGACGACGAGTCGATCATCATCGACCTGACCAAGGTGCCGGCGGCCGTGGACAAGATCGTCTTCCCGGTCTCGATCCACGACGCGGACTCCCGCCGGCAGAGCTTCGGCCAGGTCAGCAACGCCTTCATCCGTGTCGTGAACCAGGCTGACGGACAGGAACTGGCCCGCTACGACCTGTCCGAGGACGCGTCCAGCGAAACCGCGATGATCTTCGGCGAGGTCTACCGGTACGGGGGTGAATGGAAGTTCCGTGCGGTGGGGCAGGGGTACGCGTCGGGGCTCCGAGGCATCGCTCTAGACTTCGGGGTCAACGTTTCGTAA